Proteins encoded within one genomic window of Sulfuricurvum sp.:
- a CDS encoding glycosyltransferase family 9 protein, whose product MGLPLHSRIRQKIKNALNALLALFFPSHAKHETIPTESIRRILVIRINYRIGNILFTTPLLRALEHRFPYAKIDVLIGAKYPSSLLKSSAVENVFDLPRRLLKNPLHLYRYIQQLRATEYDLVLNLNSGSASDRGAAFLARGIYKLGFDVPGNWTPLTHVVNPPSGSVHEALKPLLLMQAFGNNANDFPQKMDIALSQEEKNQGLEELKKRLSLQGYTWGSKEKIIGIFRDARFEKKIENSWWKEWYLHMKQLNPNALFVDILSPDVKEKLEDDFYTLMESNLRLLGSILSQMDAFICGDTGPMHLASASGVPTLALFKASAPTLYGTLGLNDRSLSLQGFTPEMIATQITQHLQSLPPASQGSLD is encoded by the coding sequence ATGGGATTACCGCTCCATTCACGCATTCGGCAAAAAATCAAAAATGCCCTGAATGCTCTTTTGGCTCTCTTTTTCCCTTCTCATGCCAAACATGAAACCATACCGACCGAATCGATCCGACGCATATTGGTGATCCGAATCAATTACCGTATAGGAAATATCCTCTTTACGACTCCGCTGCTCCGCGCGCTTGAACACCGTTTTCCCTATGCTAAAATCGATGTTTTGATCGGAGCAAAATATCCATCCTCTCTCCTAAAAAGTTCAGCAGTCGAAAACGTATTTGATCTGCCACGGCGTCTTCTGAAAAATCCGTTGCATTTGTATCGCTATATCCAACAGCTCCGTGCCACGGAATATGATCTCGTTCTGAATCTAAACAGCGGTTCGGCCAGTGACCGCGGGGCTGCTTTTTTGGCTCGAGGCATATACAAACTCGGATTTGACGTACCGGGAAACTGGACCCCTTTGACCCATGTCGTCAATCCCCCTTCCGGGTCAGTCCATGAAGCGTTAAAACCTCTGTTGTTGATGCAGGCATTTGGAAATAATGCAAACGATTTCCCTCAAAAAATGGATATCGCCCTGAGTCAAGAAGAGAAAAATCAAGGGCTTGAAGAACTCAAAAAACGGCTCTCGCTCCAAGGATATACTTGGGGAAGCAAAGAAAAAATTATCGGTATTTTCCGTGATGCCCGTTTTGAAAAGAAAATTGAAAACAGTTGGTGGAAAGAGTGGTATCTCCACATGAAACAACTCAATCCGAATGCCTTATTTGTAGATATCCTCTCTCCCGATGTCAAAGAAAAGTTGGAGGATGACTTCTATACGCTTATGGAGTCCAATCTCCGATTGTTAGGCTCAATTCTCTCACAAATGGACGCTTTTATTTGCGGTGACACGGGGCCAATGCATTTGGCCAGCGCGTCAGGAGTTCCTACCCTCGCACTGTTTAAAGCCAGCGCCCCGACACTGTATGGAACATTAGGATTAAATGACCGTTCACTTTCTCTCCAAGGGTTTACCCCGGAAATGATCGCAACACAAATCACTCAACACCTTCAATCTCTCCCTCCTGCGTCTCAAGGCTCGCTTGATTAA
- a CDS encoding quinone-dependent dihydroorotate dehydrogenase, whose product MFDYESLKPWLFKLQPESAHTLAETLLRSASYCPPLFNGWMAKHFITHPSLTQELFGRTFLNPVGLAAGFDKNATMFQGVMALGFGFSEIGTLTPKPQEGNPRPRLWRHIEEETLQNAMGFNNDGLFRISHRLKNIYPFSTPIGVNIGKNKITSDANAIKDYTNLIKALHEYADYMVINISSPNTPGLRDLQNEAFITQLFSEAKAITSKPILLKIAPDMSEDQAVELCAHAVMSGADGIIATNTTIDYSLVSEPEEMGGLSGEVLRERSFYIFDAIARELFGKTTLISVGGISTPEEAYRRIRAGASLVQLYTSLIFKGPEVIEEINSGLIDLIAQDGYSSITEAIGADRR is encoded by the coding sequence ATGTTTGATTACGAATCTTTAAAACCCTGGCTTTTTAAACTTCAGCCTGAAAGTGCTCATACCCTTGCCGAGACACTGCTTCGAAGTGCAAGCTATTGTCCCCCTCTGTTCAACGGTTGGATGGCCAAACATTTCATTACACACCCTTCGCTTACGCAAGAGCTTTTCGGACGTACCTTCCTAAACCCTGTGGGGCTGGCGGCCGGATTTGACAAAAATGCAACAATGTTTCAAGGAGTTATGGCACTCGGATTCGGATTTAGCGAGATCGGAACACTGACACCGAAACCTCAGGAAGGAAATCCCCGTCCCCGACTATGGCGCCATATCGAAGAAGAGACCCTTCAAAACGCTATGGGTTTTAACAACGACGGTCTGTTTCGTATCTCTCACCGTCTCAAAAACATTTACCCTTTCAGCACCCCCATCGGTGTGAATATCGGAAAAAACAAAATCACCTCAGATGCCAATGCGATCAAAGACTATACGAATCTGATCAAAGCGCTCCACGAATACGCCGATTATATGGTCATCAACATCTCCTCTCCGAATACTCCCGGTCTGAGAGATTTGCAAAACGAAGCCTTTATCACACAGCTTTTCAGTGAAGCCAAAGCAATTACGTCGAAACCTATTTTGCTCAAAATCGCTCCGGATATGTCTGAAGACCAAGCCGTTGAACTGTGTGCCCATGCCGTAATGAGCGGTGCGGACGGAATTATTGCCACCAACACCACAATCGATTACTCCCTTGTCAGTGAACCAGAAGAGATGGGCGGACTTAGCGGTGAAGTACTCCGTGAACGCAGTTTCTATATTTTTGATGCCATCGCACGTGAACTGTTCGGAAAAACAACCCTTATCAGCGTAGGCGGTATCAGCACACCTGAGGAAGCCTATCGCCGTATACGCGCCGGTGCGTCATTGGTTCAGCTCTATACCTCACTGATTTTCAAAGGACCCGAGGTGATCGAAGAGATCAACAGCGGTTTGATTGATTTGATCGCCCAAGACGGCTACAGTTCCATCACCGAAGCAATCGGTGCAGATCGACGATGA